One genomic segment of Helianthus annuus cultivar XRQ/B chromosome 14, HanXRQr2.0-SUNRISE, whole genome shotgun sequence includes these proteins:
- the LOC110928098 gene encoding uncharacterized protein LOC110928098: MAVWNIRGLNRPLKQREVRLLVSENKLSVCALLESHVDISKLAKVCNNVFRSWNWTSNGSLCDRGTRIILGWNADVVDIMILAQSDQVIHAQVVSKIDNSSVFVSFVYAKNKYQERRSLWENLCKHKGFCFDKPWVVMGDFNSALHIEDSLNGPSMLSIGMREFNDCVQYAELMDIKGHGLHYTWNQKPLNGVGLLKKIDRVMGNMKFLEMFKDAYVLYHPFRVSDHTPCIIKLAMSVRSRPKPFKFANFITSKPEFRVCVEKEWVKRVDGFNMFAVTQKLRNLKPFLRKILFNQGNLHDKVAGLRKKLDDIQTLMESNPLDANLRIMEAQCLKEFQIAAYDEECFLKQKAKVEWLCAGDSNTKFFHNSVKCKNARNRIQSIKDVNGTCYEGEGIMDALVAHYANFLGTEDRVAAIDLESICVNTLSRDGAANMVRQVTREEVKNAIFNIGENKAPGPDGYIGIL; the protein is encoded by the coding sequence ATGGCTGTTTGGAACATAAGGGGTTTGAACCGCCCCCTGAAACAACGTGAGGTTCGGCTTTTAGTGTCTGAAAATAAATTATCTGTTTGTGCTCTTCTTGAATCGCATGTGGATATATCTAAGCTTGCTAAGGTGTGTAACAATGTGTTCCGGTCTTGGAATTGGACGTCGAATGGTAGTCTATGTGATAGAGGTACGAGAATCATTTTGGGGTGGAATGCTGATGTGGTTGATATTATGATTTTGGCCCAATCGGACCAAGTTATCCATGCTCAAGTTGTCTCTAAAATTGATAATAGTTCCGTGTTTGTTTCTTTCGTTTATGCGAAGAATAAATATCAGGAGAGAAGGTCATTGTGGGAAAACTTATGCAAACATAAGGGTTTTTGCTTTGATAAACCTTGGGTCGTTATGGGCGATTTCAACTCTGCGTTACATATTGAGGATTCTTTGAATGGTCCGTCTATGCTCTCAATTGGTATGAGAGAGTTTAATGATTGTGTTCAATATGCGGAGTTAATGGATATTAAAGGGCATGGTCTTCACTACACATGGAACCAAAAACCGTTGAATGGAGTCGGCTTGCTTAAAAAGATTGATCGTGTGATGGGTAATATGAAGTTTTTGGAGATGTTCAAGGATGCGTATGTCTTATATCATCCCTTTCGGGTCTCGGATCACACCCCTTGCATTATTAAGTTAGCGATGTCGGTCAGGTCTCGTCCGAAACCGTTTAAGTTCGCTAACTTCATTACCTCAAAGCCGGAGTTTAGGGTATGTGTGGAAAAGGAGTGGGTTAAGCGAGTGGATGGTTTTAATATGTTTGCGGTCACCCAGAAGCTGAGGAATTTAAAGCCGTTTTTGCGTAAGATCCTGTTTAACCAGGGGAACTTGCATGATAAAGTGGCAGGGTTGAGGAAGAAGCTTGATGACATTCAGACTCTTATGGAAAGCAACCCGTTAGATGCTAATCTTCGTATTATGGAGGCTCAATGTCTAAAAGAATTTCAGATTGCTGCTTATGATGAAGAATGCTTTCTTAAGCAAAAAGCTAAGGTGGAATGGCTATGTGCAGGTGACTCAAACACTAAGTTTTTTCATAATAGTGTTAAATGCAAGAATGCTAGAAATAGAATTCAATCTATTAAAGATGTTAATGGGACTTGTTATGAAGGGGAGGGTATTATGGATGCTTTGGTAGCTCATTATGCTAATTTTTTGGGGACTGAGGATCGGGTTGCAGCTATTGATTTGGAGAGTATTTGTGTCAATACGCTTAGTAGGGATGGGGCAGCCAATATGGTTCGGCAAGTGACTCGAGAGGAGGTAAAAAATGCTATTTTTAATATTGGAGAGAACAAGGCCCCTGGGCCTGATGGGTACATCGGCATTCTTTAA